The sequence ACGGGAACGGGCGGAGCACCTGACCGCGGCGGCCGAGCAGGCGCTGCTCGCGGGCCGGGCGCGGACGGCCCGCCGCTTGACCGGCCGGGCCGGCGACAGCGCCCTGCCCCCCGTCGTGCGGGGCCGCTCGGCCTGGGTGCGGGGAATCCTGGCGCTGCGTGACGGCCCGGCTGCCGACGCCGGTGAGGCGCTGCTGCTCGCCCGGTCCCTGCTCGCCGCCGACGATCCCGCGCGCGCCCTGCTCGCGGGGCTCGCCGCCGCGGAGGCCGCCTGGGCCACGGGAGACGCCGTCGCCTGTCTGCACGCCCTGAACGCGGCGGACCGTACCGTCACGACGGCTGTGCACGACCGTGCGGGCACGTCTCCCGGGCGGGTGCCCACGCTCGTCGCCACGGCGCAGGCCGCTGTCACCCGCTCAGGGGTCCCGCCTTCGGCGGCTCCCGGCCCGGAGCCGGGCGACGGACTGCCGCGGGACTACCTGCACGGCATGCGGGCGATGCTGGAGCGGGACTTCGGCCGGGCCATCCCGTGGCTGCGCCGCGTGGTCGAGCACGCCTGGGAGGAGGACGGGCCCGAGCGGCTGCTGTGGTCGGGCGCGGCCGCCCTCCTGCTGGGGGACGTGCCCGCCGCCTGCCGGATCGGCGCACGGACCCTCGCGGCGGCCCGGTCCCGGGGACCCGAGTCGTCCGTGCCGCGGGCCCTGGAGCTGCTGGCCTACGCGGAGTTGCGGACGGGCCGGCACGCACGGGCCCGGGCGCACGCCGAGGAGGGACTGCGTACCGCGCACCGGTACGGGCAGAGCAACGTGGCGGCCCACCACCACGCCGTACTGGCCCTGGCGGCGTCGATCTCGGACGAGTCGACGCTGGTCGCCCACCACGCGGCCGCCGCGCTGGCGACCGCACGGCGCCATGGGCTCCTGCAGGCCGCGACACTCGCCGAGTGGGCTTCGGGCCGCGCCGACCTGGGGCGCGGGCGTCCTTTCGAAGCGGCTGCCCGGCTCGGCCCGCTGGTCCGACCGGGCCCGGACGGCGGTCACTTCGCCGTACGCATGCTGGCCATGCCCTGCTATGTGGAGGCCGCGGTACAGGCCGGGCAGCGGGACGAGGCACGAGCCGTCGTCGAGGAGTTCGCGCTGTGGGCGCACTTCGGAGCCGACGCGCAGGCTCCCGCCCAACTCGCCCGGTGCCGGGCACTGGTGGCCGACGCGGACCGGGCCGACGCGTTGTACGCGGACGCCCTGTCCCGGCACGCACGGGCGGGCGGTGACTTCGAGCCGGCACGTACGCGGCTGCTGTACGGCAAGTGGCTGCGCAGGCGGCGCAGACTCCGGGAGGCGCGCGCCTGTCTGCGGGACGCGCTGGTCGCGTTCGAGCGCTGCGGAGCCCGCATCTGGGCGGACCAGACGCGCGCCGAACTGAGGGCGAACGGGGCGGCTCCGCCCGCGGCGAGGACCGGTGCGGCCGCGGCGAGGGCCGGTGCGCTGGACGGTCTCACGCCGCAGCAGCTGCGGATCGCCCGCTGTGTCGCCGAAGGTGCCACGAACCGGGAGGTGGCCCTGCACCTGGCCGTGAGCACCCGCACGGTCGACTACCACCTGCGGAAGGTCTTCGCCGTGCTCGGGGTGCGCTCCCGGGTCGAACTGTCACGGATGGTCGAGCGGACGGCCGGGAACGGGACGCGTCCCGCCTGAGAGGCAGTCCGCGTCACAGCAGGACGACGTCACGGAAAGACGGCGTCACGGCAGGATGGAGTCGACGTATCCGCCGTCGACTCGCAGCGCGCCCCCGGTGGTGGCCGACGCCTGGTCGGAGCTCAGGTAGACGACCATGTTCGCGATCTCCTCCGGCTCGATCAGCCGCTGCAGCAGGGACTGCGGCCGGTGCTCCTTCATGAAGGCACGCTGGGCCTCGTCCCACGGAAGGTCACGGTCGACGAGCCCGTACACGAAGTCCTCCACGCGCCCGTGTGGGTGGGTCCTGCGATGACCGAGTTCACCGTGACGCC is a genomic window of Streptomyces sp. NBC_00414 containing:
- a CDS encoding helix-turn-helix transcriptional regulator gives rise to the protein MTGRTNVPQSPPPRSSPQRPRPLHGRSGELAALTALLDRPGANAPVLVLTGDPGLGRTALVDRAAHSFEAGPVLRVRASRAESGLPHSGVHALRCAAGALPGGQAVGVPEAGAAPEWLLQLLTAIAAGAPLLVCVDDAHLWDAPSRAALGFAARRLPAAGPVRLLLTVAGQHAVDPDFAALPVLTLAPLTSSAADALLDELLEGTTCGPVDPAVRRELSEEARGNPALLRALVARLSPAELSGEHRLPWPLADADTLRNVVGGHLAGLSADAGELLLLVAAAHEHDPESGGADAELVRAAAARLDRARTVPGPERIPDLLVLSDGRLRFTSPVIRRAVHLCARPDRRRAAHRALAAVLESEGHGLVALLHRAWSIAGHAPPMADQLAAAAADPCVAASGAQRSAAYARAAELTADGRERAEHLTAAAEQALLAGRARTARRLTGRAGDSALPPVVRGRSAWVRGILALRDGPAADAGEALLLARSLLAADDPARALLAGLAAAEAAWATGDAVACLHALNAADRTVTTAVHDRAGTSPGRVPTLVATAQAAVTRSGVPPSAAPGPEPGDGLPRDYLHGMRAMLERDFGRAIPWLRRVVEHAWEEDGPERLLWSGAAALLLGDVPAACRIGARTLAAARSRGPESSVPRALELLAYAELRTGRHARARAHAEEGLRTAHRYGQSNVAAHHHAVLALAASISDESTLVAHHAAAALATARRHGLLQAATLAEWASGRADLGRGRPFEAAARLGPLVRPGPDGGHFAVRMLAMPCYVEAAVQAGQRDEARAVVEEFALWAHFGADAQAPAQLARCRALVADADRADALYADALSRHARAGGDFEPARTRLLYGKWLRRRRRLREARACLRDALVAFERCGARIWADQTRAELRANGAAPPAARTGAAAARAGALDGLTPQQLRIARCVAEGATNREVALHLAVSTRTVDYHLRKVFAVLGVRSRVELSRMVERTAGNGTRPA